The genomic DNA GAGTTCGAAGAAGGCCGCCAAAAAGGCCACCAAGAAATCTGCGAAGAAGGCGGCCAAGAACACCGCAAAGAAGGCCGCCAAAAAGACCGCCAAGAAAGCTCCAAAGACAAAGAAGAAGGCCAAGAAGGGCAAGCGCTGATCGCGGCGCTCTGACCGGGTCTCCGGATGCGAGCGCGTCCGGAGACCTGTCCTCACCGCGCTAGACGCGCCGGTTGACCACGAACACCGCAGCGGCGCACATCGCCATGCCGGCGATCGCCAGCGCATCGAGCTTCTCGCCGAACAGCGTGTAGGCCATCAGCGCCGTCACGGCAGGCACCAGATAGAACAGGCTAGCGACCGAGGTCGCCGCCGCGTGGCGGATCAGCCAATAGAGCAGCCCGATCGATCCGATCGAGAGCGCCACCGCGAGCCAGGCGAGCGCGAGCACGAACTCCTGCGTCCAGTGCACCACGCGGTCTTCGAACAGGAAGGCCCCGATCGCGAAGAAGATGGTGACGGCGACATATTGCACCAGATTGCCGGCGCGCCAGTCGATCTGGTTGCAGTAGCGGCGCTGATAGAGCGTACCGAGTGTGATGCTGATCAGCGAAACCACCGAGGCGAGCCAGCCCAGCCCGGCCTCCCCCGTCATGGGACGGTTGTGCAGGATCATCACCACGCCGCCGAGGCCGAGCACGAGCCCGGCCCATTGCACCGGCGTCACGCGCTCGCCGAGCCAGCGATTGGCAATCGTCGAGGTCAGGATCGGTTGGAGGCCGGGGATCAGCGCGGAGAGCCCGGCGGGAATCGAATGCGCGATCGCGATCGCGGTGCCGCCGAGATAAAAGCCATGGACCAGGATGCCGGCGACCGCGCTGTGCGCAATGCCGGCGCGATCGGGCCATTTCGGCCGTGCGAGGCCGGCGATGATCGCCATCAGGCCGACCACGATCGCCATGCGGATGGCGAGATAGGTCAAGGGATCGGCGTTGTTGACGACGTATTTGGTGCCGATGAAGCCCGTGCTCCAGAGCAGGACGAACAGGATCGGCGCGGCGCGGGCGGTCAGGGCTTCTTGATTATGGTTCATTGCCGCCCTCATTGCCCCAGCGGGGGCCATGCGGCAATGCGAATTTGGTCCTGATGATGCTGCGCTGCGACGGACGGTGGCGGCTCAGCCTAGCGGCTCACCACTCTTCCGGACAGGGGTCGATGATCTTCCAGAGCTCGACGCCGTTCTTAATCTTTTTCATGTCGGTGGTGAGCCCGCCATTGCGACGGATCCAGTCCTTCACCGTGTCGGGGTAGTAGGACATCAGGTCGGACGTCCCCTCGGAGCTGGTCACCTTGATGCCGAAGGTGAAGGCCTTGTCGTAATAGGCCTGATGGAAGCCAAGGCTTGCGCGCGGTGTCACGCAGATCTTGTTCATCGGCACGATACCGAGCACCAGCGTGCAGGCCGAATTGCAGATGCCGTCGATGATGACGCGCTCGCCCTTCTCGCGGACGCGCTTGTACTTGGCCTTGTATTCCTCGACATAGCCGCCGTGGTCGCGGGTGATATGCAGCTCGGCCCGCGCCGGCGTGGCGGCGGCGAGGCAGAGCAACAGCAGGCTCAGGAGCGTGATGCGCATGGCGAGGTGACGGCGAAAGCCTTCAGGAATGTACCGGCCTCGAAGGAGCCCCGAGGGCCGGCGACAGGATTCTTAACCGAATAGTCTTTGGTCATACTTGTGTGGGGAATTCGTTAAGCATCCCGAAAAGGCCAAAAATGGGCAGGCTTGACCGCCATACCCGGCAATTCTGTCACACCGGCCCCGGAATCTGCGGGATCAGCCCCGATTTCGGGGGGCCGGACGGGTGCCCTGGCGGTTTGAAATGGCTATAGATGACTGATCTATTCGTGCGGGTCCGGAGAATCGAGATGAGCAAGTTGACGCTAGTCGCCGCAATTGCTGCCCTGTCGGCCGCCATTCTAGCCCCTGGCCTGGCCGAGGCGCGGGGCCATCACCGGCACTACCGCGCCTACGCCAACCCGCTGCCCTACCCGATCAGCTATATCCACAATTACGGCCCCGGCATCACCCCCGGCACATTCGCCTTTTACGACGGGCCCTCGACCAACCATTGCTACCAGAGCGCGGCCGCCTATGTCGGCCAGGACCGCCGCCGGCACCCCTGCTACTGAGGGACGCCGGCGCCGGCCAATGTCAGGACGCCCCTATTTGGCGGCGCCCGACAGCAGCAATTGCTTCTCGATCTCGTAGACCGGCAGCTTGACGAGATCCTTGCCGACCTCATTCTGGATCGCCTTGCGCACGACGTCCGAATAATCGGCGCGGATCATGCCGAGCGCGCGCGGTGAGGCCACCATGGTCAGCGCCGTGGTCTCGCCGGAACTGACGGCGGCATCGAGCCGGCCGGCCAGGTTTCGCAGGAAGGTACGCTCGGCCTCGTCGTGCCAATCGGTCTGCTCGGCGGAGCTGCGGACACCGCCGGCCGCGGCATGCAGGCGCCCCGGCGCATCGGTCCCCTGCGCACTGGTCGAGGGATTGGGCTGCTCGTGCACCTCCTTGGTGTGAAGGTTCGGAAACATCTCGTCGCCGAGGTTTTCCAGAATCAGCGCCTTGCGCCCGTCGCACACCACCAGCCAGTCGCCCTTGTCGATTCTCATTTTATCCATTGCAACTCTCCTTGAAACTTACGGACGCCCCGTCCCGCATCAGAGATGTTCTTCGAATTCCTCGAAGGACTTGCCGAACTGCGCCATCGCCTCCTCCAGGTAATCGGCGAGCATTGGCGTGCCGATCAGGTAGGAAGCGGTGCGGTGGTTGTGGGCCTGCGCCGCCTGGGTATGCAATTCGCGCCAATTGGAGAGATCGCCGTCGCCGCGACCAAGCCAGGTCAGCGCCACGAGGTCGATCTGCTCGTCGACATTGAGATCGCGGATGAAGCCCGCGAGCTCCGCACGGTCGGTGGTGTCGCCGCGCCCGCCGCGGCCATAGCTCATGTCGTCATCGCCGAACTCCAGGATGACGCCACCTCCGGCCGCCTCGACGTCGGACCGGCGCGATTTCGAGATGACGAAGAAGACTTTCTCCGGCGAGATCGACAGATTTGGAATGACTCGCATCCAGTTCACCTTGCCCGGCAGCACGCACCATGCTGCTGCCACGCAACAACACTATGAGCCGAGGCAGAGTTGCGAATTGCGCAGGATCAAGGTCTAGGCATGGTGATGCGGCCTACGCCGGCTCGCCGGGCGAATTGCTGAAGATCTGTTCATCAGCATTACATTTCGGCTCCGCCACAATTTGATCAGAACAACTTCGATATCCTGTCTTGAGTAAGCGGAGGAAGACATCATGACTCTCAAGATCGGCCTCGTTGCCGCAGCCCTCTCTGGTGCCGTGTTGGGTACCCTGGCGGCGTCGCCGGCGGCGTCCGCCATGCCCATCGCGCCCGCGCCTGCGACGTCGCAGGTCTCCGGCGTCGAGCAGGTCCGCATGGTCTGCGATGCCTGGGGACGCTGCTGGTGGCGCCCGAACTATTATGGGTATTACGGTCCGCGGCCGTATTACGGCCCGCGGTATTATGCGCCGCGCTATTACGGTCCACGTTATTACGGCTATCGCGGCTATCGCCGCTGGTAACATCTGAAGGGGCCCTCGGGGCCCCTTCGCTTTTGCGAGATCACGTCTCGCACGGTCGTCGCCCGTCTGGAGCGATTCCAAAACTGATCTAGATCAAAGCTGAAAACCGCCCGCACCGTCATTCTACGGGAATGGTCGAGCTGATCGTTTTTCGATGCCCGCAGACGGGCATGAACGTGCAGACGCATCTGGAGAAGCAGCAGAGCCAGGAGGGACGGAGCTTTTCGTCCTTTGCCTGTCCCGCCTGCACCCGGCTGCATTTCATCGACCTCGCGTCCGGAAAGCCGATGAGCCGAGAACGTTGACGGTGGCATTGATCAGACAGGCATCATGGCATGATGTCCGCAATACTACGGCCTGGAATTCGATTTACTGGAACGCGATGTTTCGCCATTGATGGCGATGCATCGACGTTCATTTGATTGTCACATTTCAGCAGCCGGCCAGATCATGTTGTTCGACGCCCTCGTTCCATCCTCAGCGCTTCAGCTCATCGGCTTTGCCAATGTCGATGCGTTTCGGCCGGTCGAGACGATGGAGGATGCCAGAAGCATCCCGCTCGACGTCTCGAACTTCGCGGCGGCCCGCGCCGTCGTCTCTCTGCCCGCGTGCCGCATCATCATGATGAGATCGTTCGCGCGCATCCTGGACACCGCCTATCGGGTGCCGGGCGGGATGGTGATCCTGTCCATGACCGACGACCTCCAGGTCAACCTCAAGGGCCTGGACCTCGATGCGCGCTTCTTCGTTACGCTCTGCGGCAACGACGAATGCCATTTCGTCGAGCCGCAAACCAATCATTATGCAATGATCATCTTCTCTCCCGAGCTGAAGGACCGGGGCTGGTTCGATCGGGCCGACGATTTGCGGGCCCATGGTGCCAACCGGCCTGCCCTGCTCCACACGCGGCAACTCCTGCTCGACATCCTGCGAACCGCCTCAGTGCAGCCTCTCCTGTTTGGGACCACCGAGGTGGCGGCCCATCTCCAGGAAGGCCTGCTGCTCGCGCTCGACGATTTGTTTCAGAACAATTCGACGCCGGATCGCGCTGCCTCGCTCCAGGGCGAGCGTTCGATCAAGCTCGTGCAGCGGATCGACGATTACGTCGCGGCCCATCCGACCGCACCGATCTATACCGCCGATCTCGCCGGCGAGTTCGGCGTCTCGATCCGGACGCTCGGCGGCGCGGTGAGCAAGGTGCGGGGCATGAGCCTGCATCAGTATATCCGCCTCAAGAGGCTGTGGGCGACCCGCGCCCGCCTTCTCAGGGGTGGCGGCGCCACCGTCGCCACCTGCGCGCGCGCCCAAGGCTTCCATCATCTCGGTGAATTTGCCGCGGCCTACCGCGCGACGTTCCACGAGACCCCCTCCGACACGCTCGCCCGCGGGCGGCAAGGCAATCTCCGTCAGGGCTGACTGACGCGGCCCTCCCGGCCCAGCGCCGGTTCGGAACAGATCTGGAACGCGGGGAAAGACTGGCGCGCTCGGAAGGATTCGAACCTCCGACCCTCGGAATCGAAATCCGATGCTCTATCCAGCTGAGCTACGAGCGCCCTGGCCTCGTTTGACCAGAACCGAGAAACACCGCAGGACGGCTGGCAAGCCAGCGCGCCGATGGGCGTTCGGATGGGGTGGAATTAGCAGAGAGGCTCACCAATAAAAAGCCCTCCCCGCTTGTTTCCAGGCGGGGCGCGGCCGTTCCTACCAGGTGTTGCCGAAGAAGCCGAACTGCGGGCGCTGCGCCACCATCATCGGCCGGTCCTGCTGTTGCGGCACCGAATGCGCCCTGGCGGTCTTGCGCTTCGGCGGCTGGGCTTGCGCCTGAACCTGCCGCTTGGCGTCCTTCTTCCCCGCGGCAGCGTCGGCCTTCGGTTCCGGTGTGAACTGGGCGAAGGTCTCGCGCACCCGCGCCTTGGCCGACATCTCGGCGAGCGCAGCCGCCGAGGCGATATCGGCGGGCTGAGGCGCGACGACGGCCGCGGTCTTCACTGCAGGCGGGACGATCGTGGGCTGGGTGGTGTCGAGCACGACACGCTCGGGCAGATGGCGGTCGGAGCGGATCCGGATCAGCGGCTGATCATTGCTGACCGTGGTGACGGCCTGGGCGACCGGCTGCGATGGCAGAGCGAAGTTCGCTGCGAACAGCAGTGCGAGCAAAGCTCCACCGACAAAGACGAAATATCGAAAGATGGGCATTGGCCGCGCTCCGCCCCCCCGCATCCCCGCGTGGGCTCTCCGCCCTCAACAGGCGATCTCTTAATTGGTTCCTGGCCCAGCCGTTCGGTTCAAATGGCGACGCGAGGTTTTTTGGCCAAGGGGTCGCGGAGTGCCGCGGAGGGTAACTTTTCCGCTACCGGAACATGCCGCCTCTACGCGCGGCGCGCCGCAACCAGAGAGCATTTCGCCTGATCGGCATTCACGTTGACGAAGCCGACGGGAATCCGCGCAAAGGTCTTGCGGCTCTTCATGCTGACCTGATCTGCCAGCACGCGATTGCGATCGGTGAGATGGCTGCCATCCCGCCGCGCAAAGGCGCAGACGATTTCGACATCCTTTACGGCATAGTCATTGTCGTTTCGCAGCGTGAACGTCACCAGGGCTTTTGAGCCAAGACCGCCGCGGCGCCAGGTCTGGGACGAGATCCTGAGACGACCAAGATCTGCCAGAGCCGGGACCTGAGCTTCGAACGCCGGGGATGCCGACGCTGCAGGATCGCTCGAAGGCGCAGTCTCGACGGCGGCCACCTCGGACGTCACCTGCTCAGCGCTGTTGCCTTTGGACAGAGGCAGCAGCATCCAGACGCCGCAGCCGACGATGATGGCGGCCAGCAACCACAACAGGCTGCGGCCAAATGAGACGCTGGCGATCGTGACGGCCCGCGCCAGCCGCTCGCCGGTCCCGGCAAAGCGTCCCAATCCGATCCGATCGAACCTGGCGTTCATGGTTGCATCACCAATCGCGGCCGAACCTCGTCGAGCGACGGAATAGGCCACTGCTTACTTAAATCGGGAAGACGACCTAAGGTTCCCGCACAGTTGCGAATCGGCGAGGACGGTGGCGATCACCGATCACGGCCGCTAACATGCGCTGCAACATCGCGAACGACCATCGGGAGCATCGAAATGCCAGTCGTCACTTGGGATCACGTCCATCTGCGCAGCCCCGATCCGGAGGCGACCGCAGCCTGGTTGCGGGACATCCTCGGTGGCGAGATCGTACGCGCGCCAGGACGCATCGACGTGAACCTTGGCGGTGCCAGGATCTTCATCGCGCCGCTCGAGGGCGACGGCGCGGTCAACCCGCCGCCTCCGCACCCGCATCAGGGCCTCGACCATTTCGGGTTGACGGTGAAGGACATCGATGCCGTCGCGGCCGAGATCAAGGCCAAGGGCGTCACCTTCACGCGCGAGCCGACCACGATCCGGCCCGGCGTACGCATCTGCTTCATCCGCGGCCCCGAAGGCATCTCCATCGAGCTGCTCGAGCGCGACCAGAAATATACCTGACGCCGCGCGCCGGACCCGACGAGTTGCCGGCGGCGTGGCTAGGTCATGCTGCCGGGCATGAAGCAGCGGATGGAGACGCCCATATAGCCGTAGATCGGCCAGACCATGGTGCGCCCCACCCGGTTCGGCTCGGAGATCACGGCCTCCGTGGGAACGTCGACCCAGACGAGCTCCTGCGGCTGCCCTTCGAGGCCGGAGGCATAGCGCGGGAGGCGGACACGATAGTGTCCGTCCTTGCTGTCCCAGTCGGTATCGGAGAGCGCCGAACCGTCGGCATCGGAGCAGCACGGCCCCTTTCCGCTGCGCAGGCCGTCGAACCAGGCTTTCAAATCCGCATTGGTATTGGCGAACTGGCCGCGATTGCGCGCATGGCCGATGGGGGCGGCGAGCGCAATCAAGGCCAAAACGCAAGCCAGCCTTGCTGTCGTGCTTCGCCAGCGTGTTGCGCTGCCGGAGCGCCCTCGTTCGCTTTTGCAATTGGTGGGACGCGCACTGTACAGACGCGGCTCATCGCCGCCGGAATCGATCCAGTTGCTCATCGTCTTGCTCCAGCACCCCGCGGCCAGTGCAACAAATGTTATGCATTTCGCGGGCCAAACCTGATTCGCAACGACCGGCCTCGCCCCATCATCAGGCCGTCATGAGGGCGTCACGCACAAGCCGGGACAAATACGGCTCGCGGCGGCGGCCGGCCGGGAAACTGCCGCGTTGCGCGAGGCGACACGCTTTGGCATAAAAGCCGGACCGGTTGCGCCATTGGGCGATGGCGGCCGACTGCGGGACGTTATGAAGAACGGCCTTTATTCGATTCACGTGACCCTGCTCGATGGTCGAGTCGGCAAGGGCAGC from Bradyrhizobium sp. CCBAU 53351 includes the following:
- a CDS encoding DMT family transporter, whose protein sequence is MNHNQEALTARAAPILFVLLWSTGFIGTKYVVNNADPLTYLAIRMAIVVGLMAIIAGLARPKWPDRAGIAHSAVAGILVHGFYLGGTAIAIAHSIPAGLSALIPGLQPILTSTIANRWLGERVTPVQWAGLVLGLGGVVMILHNRPMTGEAGLGWLASVVSLISITLGTLYQRRYCNQIDWRAGNLVQYVAVTIFFAIGAFLFEDRVVHWTQEFVLALAWLAVALSIGSIGLLYWLIRHAAATSVASLFYLVPAVTALMAYTLFGEKLDALAIAGMAMCAAAVFVVNRRV
- a CDS encoding host attachment protein, whose translation is MDKMRIDKGDWLVVCDGRKALILENLGDEMFPNLHTKEVHEQPNPSTSAQGTDAPGRLHAAAGGVRSSAEQTDWHDEAERTFLRNLAGRLDAAVSSGETTALTMVASPRALGMIRADYSDVVRKAIQNEVGKDLVKLPVYEIEKQLLLSGAAK
- a CDS encoding DUF3775 domain-containing protein, translating into MRVIPNLSISPEKVFFVISKSRRSDVEAAGGGVILEFGDDDMSYGRGGRGDTTDRAELAGFIRDLNVDEQIDLVALTWLGRGDGDLSNWRELHTQAAQAHNHRTASYLIGTPMLADYLEEAMAQFGKSFEEFEEHL
- a CDS encoding AraC family transcriptional regulator; the encoded protein is MLFDALVPSSALQLIGFANVDAFRPVETMEDARSIPLDVSNFAAARAVVSLPACRIIMMRSFARILDTAYRVPGGMVILSMTDDLQVNLKGLDLDARFFVTLCGNDECHFVEPQTNHYAMIIFSPELKDRGWFDRADDLRAHGANRPALLHTRQLLLDILRTASVQPLLFGTTEVAAHLQEGLLLALDDLFQNNSTPDRAASLQGERSIKLVQRIDDYVAAHPTAPIYTADLAGEFGVSIRTLGGAVSKVRGMSLHQYIRLKRLWATRARLLRGGGATVATCARAQGFHHLGEFAAAYRATFHETPSDTLARGRQGNLRQG
- a CDS encoding VOC family protein; its protein translation is MPVVTWDHVHLRSPDPEATAAWLRDILGGEIVRAPGRIDVNLGGARIFIAPLEGDGAVNPPPPHPHQGLDHFGLTVKDIDAVAAEIKAKGVTFTREPTTIRPGVRICFIRGPEGISIELLERDQKYT